Proteins from one Fusobacterium periodonticum 1_1_41FAA genomic window:
- a CDS encoding phosphoribosylformylglycinamidine synthase has translation MSDLRFFVEKKKGFDLDAKRLEKQLREELGIDIKDLRLINCYDIFNLSADKENVKKMILSEPVTDSITEELDLKGKKYFAVEFLPGQFDQRADSAIQCIDIVSTVKQNVDVLTSKIIILNDEITDEELNRIKKFYINPIEMREKDLSVLKKEEILFNSEVITYDNFTSLNDAEIEKMRTDLGLSMSFEDLKFVQDHYKEIGRNPTETEIKVLDTYWSDHCRHTTFETKINKVTFPNSEFGKQMEKEFNEYLKLKEDVSKKRAVSLMDMATIVAKYLKKEGKLDNLEVSEENNACSVYVDVEVEDFEGKKSIEKWLLMFKNETHNHPTEIEPFGGASTCLGGAIRDPLSGRAYVYQAIRVTGSGNPLETVEETLKGKLPQKKITTGAASGYASYGNQIGIATSLVSEIYHDGYKAKRMEVGAVVAAAPVENVVRKSPVPTDSIIIIGGKTGRDGCGGATGSSKEHNDKSLLLCEAEVQKGNAPEERKIQRLFRNAEATKLIKKCNDFGAGGVSVAIGELADGVEVNLDLVPVKYDGLNGTELAISESQERMAVIVSKEDTEKFLKFVDEENLLGTVVGYVTDKNRLTLNWKGKAIVDISRDFLNTNGVQQNIDIEVRDYENENVFEKFKTSDSSLEKKWLHNIKKLNVASQKGLVEMFDSSVGAGTILAPFGGKYQMSPTDVSIMKFPVLDKNTDTASAITWGFNPYISEWSTYHGAIYAVVESLAKLVAAGVDYKTARLSFQEYFEKLGKDAYKWSKPFLALLGAMKAQKDFDVAAIGGKDSMSGTFNDISVPPTLISFAVSPVNIHDVISTEFKKAKNKLYLVENKIDEKDFLFNSEELKENFEFVLKNIKDKKIVSAMVIKMGGLAEALSKMSFGNRLGFEINNKEVDLFSLKLASILIETTEELSYKNAIYLGEVSDKFEGKVNGENINLEEVESVWLNKLKPIFPYKLEEEVETYDIKNKISEKKIYKSSITVAKPRVVIAAFPGTNSEYDMYNRFNENGAEAKITLLRNLTQNHLAESVDQMCKDLRNSQIFVLPGGFSAGDEPDGSGKFMAAVLQNPKLMDEIKAFLGRDGLILGVCNGFQALVKSGLLPYGEIGNVHENSPTLTFNKIGRHISQLVKTKIVTNNSPWLSSFEIGETFDIPVSHGEGRFYASDEVLKELFENGQIATQYVDFDLNATSEFRFNPNGSSLAIEGIISPDGKIFGKMGHSERYSRDAFKNIPGNKDQNLILNGIKYFK, from the coding sequence ATGTCAGATTTAAGATTTTTTGTTGAGAAGAAAAAAGGTTTTGATTTAGATGCAAAAAGATTGGAGAAACAATTAAGAGAAGAATTAGGAATAGACATAAAAGATCTAAGACTTATTAATTGTTATGATATCTTTAATCTAAGTGCTGATAAAGAAAATGTTAAGAAGATGATACTATCAGAACCAGTTACTGACTCAATAACAGAAGAGTTAGATTTAAAGGGGAAAAAATATTTTGCTGTTGAATTTCTACCTGGTCAATTTGATCAAAGGGCAGATTCAGCAATACAATGTATTGATATAGTATCAACAGTTAAACAAAATGTAGATGTCTTAACTTCAAAAATTATAATATTAAATGATGAAATTACTGATGAAGAGTTAAATAGAATCAAGAAATTTTATATAAATCCTATTGAAATGAGAGAAAAGGATTTATCAGTTTTAAAGAAAGAAGAAATATTATTCAATTCAGAGGTTATTACCTATGATAACTTTACTTCTTTGAATGATGCAGAAATAGAAAAAATGAGAACAGATTTAGGACTTTCAATGTCTTTTGAAGATTTGAAATTTGTTCAAGATCATTATAAGGAAATAGGAAGAAATCCTACTGAAACAGAAATAAAAGTTTTGGATACTTATTGGTCTGACCACTGTAGACATACAACTTTTGAAACAAAGATAAACAAAGTTACATTCCCAAATTCTGAATTTGGAAAACAAATGGAAAAAGAATTTAATGAATACTTAAAATTAAAAGAAGATGTATCTAAGAAAAGAGCAGTTTCTCTAATGGATATGGCGACAATAGTTGCAAAATATCTAAAGAAAGAAGGAAAATTAGATAATTTAGAAGTTTCTGAAGAAAACAATGCTTGTTCAGTATATGTAGATGTTGAAGTAGAAGATTTTGAAGGAAAAAAATCTATTGAAAAATGGTTATTGATGTTTAAGAATGAAACTCATAACCACCCAACTGAAATAGAACCATTTGGAGGAGCTTCAACTTGTTTAGGAGGAGCTATAAGAGATCCATTATCAGGAAGAGCATATGTTTATCAAGCAATAAGAGTTACAGGTTCAGGAAATCCTCTTGAAACTGTTGAAGAAACTTTAAAAGGAAAATTACCACAAAAGAAAATTACAACAGGAGCAGCTAGTGGATATGCTTCTTATGGAAACCAAATAGGAATTGCAACTTCATTAGTATCAGAAATCTATCATGATGGATACAAAGCAAAAAGAATGGAAGTTGGAGCAGTTGTAGCTGCAGCACCTGTAGAAAATGTAGTTAGAAAATCTCCTGTACCTACAGATAGTATAATCATTATAGGTGGTAAGACAGGAAGAGATGGTTGTGGAGGAGCAACAGGATCTTCTAAAGAACATAATGATAAATCACTTCTATTATGTGAAGCAGAGGTTCAAAAGGGTAATGCACCAGAAGAAAGAAAAATACAAAGATTATTCAGAAATGCTGAAGCAACAAAGCTTATTAAGAAATGTAATGACTTTGGAGCTGGAGGAGTTTCAGTTGCTATTGGAGAGTTAGCTGACGGAGTTGAAGTAAACCTTGACTTAGTACCTGTAAAATATGATGGATTAAATGGAACAGAACTTGCTATATCAGAATCTCAAGAAAGAATGGCAGTTATAGTTTCAAAAGAAGATACAGAAAAATTCTTAAAATTTGTAGATGAAGAAAACTTACTTGGAACAGTAGTAGGTTATGTAACAGATAAAAATAGATTAACTTTAAATTGGAAGGGTAAAGCAATTGTTGATATTTCAAGAGATTTCTTAAATACTAATGGAGTTCAACAAAATATAGACATAGAAGTTAGAGATTATGAAAATGAAAATGTATTTGAAAAATTTAAAACTTCTGATAGTAGTTTAGAAAAGAAATGGTTACATAATATCAAAAAATTAAATGTGGCTTCACAAAAAGGATTAGTAGAAATGTTTGATTCTTCTGTTGGAGCAGGAACTATTTTAGCACCTTTTGGTGGAAAATATCAAATGTCACCAACTGATGTTTCTATAATGAAATTCCCTGTTTTAGATAAGAATACAGATACAGCTTCAGCTATAACTTGGGGCTTTAATCCTTATATAAGTGAATGGTCTACATACCATGGAGCTATCTATGCAGTTGTAGAATCATTAGCTAAATTAGTTGCGGCAGGAGTTGACTATAAGACAGCTAGACTTTCATTCCAAGAATACTTTGAAAAACTTGGAAAAGATGCATATAAATGGTCTAAACCATTCTTAGCATTACTTGGAGCTATGAAAGCACAAAAAGATTTTGATGTAGCTGCTATTGGTGGAAAGGACTCAATGAGTGGAACATTTAATGATATATCTGTACCACCTACATTGATTTCATTTGCAGTTAGTCCTGTAAATATTCATGATGTTATCTCAACAGAATTTAAAAAGGCTAAAAATAAGTTATATTTAGTTGAAAATAAAATTGATGAAAAAGATTTCTTATTCAATAGTGAAGAATTAAAAGAAAACTTTGAATTTGTATTAAAAAATATAAAAGATAAGAAAATAGTGTCTGCTATGGTTATAAAAATGGGTGGACTTGCAGAAGCTTTATCAAAAATGAGTTTTGGTAATAGATTAGGTTTTGAAATCAATAATAAAGAAGTAGACTTATTTAGTTTAAAACTAGCTTCTATTTTAATTGAAACAACAGAAGAATTATCATATAAAAATGCTATTTACTTAGGAGAAGTTAGTGATAAATTTGAAGGAAAGGTAAATGGAGAAAATATTAATTTAGAAGAAGTTGAATCTGTTTGGTTAAATAAATTAAAACCAATATTCCCATATAAGTTAGAAGAAGAAGTAGAAACTTATGATATTAAGAATAAAATATCTGAAAAGAAAATCTATAAATCGTCAATAACTGTTGCTAAACCAAGAGTAGTTATAGCTGCTTTCCCAGGGACTAACTCTGAATATGATATGTACAATAGATTCAATGAAAATGGTGCTGAAGCAAAGATAACTTTACTTAGAAACTTAACACAAAATCATTTAGCTGAATCTGTTGATCAAATGTGTAAAGACCTAAGAAATTCTCAAATATTTGTTTTACCAGGTGGATTTAGTGCTGGAGATGAACCAGATGGTTCTGGAAAATTCATGGCAGCAGTTTTACAAAATCCTAAACTAATGGATGAAATTAAAGCTTTCTTAGGTAGAGATGGACTTATTTTAGGAGTATGTAATGGTTTCCAAGCTTTAGTTAAATCAGGACTTTTACCTTATGGAGAAATTGGAAACGTCCATGAAAACTCACCTACTCTTACATTCAATAAGATAGGTAGACATATTTCTCAATTAGTAAAAACTAAAATTGTTACAAATAATTCGCCTTGGTTATCATCATTTGAAATAGGAGAAACATTTGATATACCTGTATCTCATGGAGAAGGAAGATTCTATGCTAGTGATGAAGTATTAAAAGAATTATTTGAAAACGGTCAAATAGCAACTCAATATGTTGACTTTGACTTGAATGCTACAAGTGAATTTAGATTTAACCCTAATGGTTCAAGTTTAGCTATAGAAGGAATTATATCTCCTGATGGTAAGATATTTGGAAAGATGGGACACTCTGAAAGATACTCAAGAGATGCATTTAAGAATATACCAGGTAATAAAGATCAAAACTTAATACTAAATGGAATAAAATACTTTAAATAA
- the purE gene encoding 5-(carboxyamino)imidazole ribonucleotide mutase, translating into MKVGIIFGSKSDVDVMKGAADCLKKFGIEYTAHVLSAHRVPELLEETLEKFEKEDYGVIIAGAGLAAHLPGVIASKTVLPVIGVPIKAAVEGLDALFSIVQMPKSIPVATVAINNSYNAGMLAVEILAVGNKDLRGKLLEFRKEMKEDFKKNIHVEL; encoded by the coding sequence ATGAAAGTAGGAATAATATTTGGAAGTAAATCAGATGTTGATGTAATGAAAGGAGCAGCAGATTGCTTGAAAAAGTTTGGAATTGAATATACAGCTCATGTACTATCAGCTCATAGAGTTCCTGAACTTTTAGAAGAAACATTAGAAAAATTTGAAAAAGAAGATTATGGTGTCATCATTGCAGGAGCAGGTCTTGCAGCACATTTACCAGGAGTTATAGCTTCAAAAACAGTTTTACCCGTAATAGGTGTACCTATAAAAGCAGCAGTAGAAGGTTTAGATGCACTATTTTCAATAGTACAAATGCCAAAATCAATTCCTGTTGCAACTGTAGCAATAAATAATTCATACAATGCTGGAATGCTAGCAGTAGAAATATTAGCAGTTGGAAATAAAGATTTAAGAGGAAAATTATTAGAATTTAGAAAAGAAATGAAAGAAGATTTCAAAAAAAATATACATGTAGAACTATAA
- the purC gene encoding phosphoribosylaminoimidazolesuccinocarboxamide synthase, producing the protein MEKGKFIYEGKAKQLYETDDKDLVIVHYKDDATAGNGAKKGTIHNKGVMNNEITTLIFNMLEEHGIKTHFVKKLNDRDQLCQRVTIFPLEVIVRNIIAGSMAKRVGIKEGTKINNTIFEICYKNDDYGDPLINDHHAVAMGLATYDELKEIYDITGKINNLLKEKFDKIGITLVDFKIEFGKNSKGEILLADEITPDTCRLWDKETGEKLDKDRFRRDLGNIEEAYIEVVKRLTEAK; encoded by the coding sequence ATGGAAAAAGGAAAATTTATTTATGAAGGAAAGGCAAAACAATTATATGAAACTGATGATAAGGATTTAGTTATCGTTCACTATAAAGATGATGCAACTGCTGGAAATGGAGCTAAAAAAGGAACTATCCATAATAAAGGTGTAATGAATAATGAAATAACAACTTTAATATTTAATATGTTAGAAGAACATGGGATAAAAACTCACTTTGTAAAAAAATTAAATGACAGAGATCAACTATGTCAAAGAGTAACAATATTTCCTTTAGAAGTAATAGTTAGAAATATAATAGCTGGTTCTATGGCTAAAAGAGTTGGAATTAAAGAAGGAACTAAAATAAACAATACTATATTTGAAATTTGTTATAAAAATGATGACTATGGAGATCCTTTAATAAATGACCACCATGCAGTAGCAATGGGACTTGCAACTTATGATGAATTAAAAGAAATCTATGATATCACTGGAAAAATTAACAATCTTTTAAAAGAAAAATTTGATAAAATTGGAATAACTTTAGTAGATTTCAAAATTGAATTTGGTAAAAACTCTAAAGGAGAAATCTTACTTGCTGATGAAATTACTCCTGATACTTGTAGATTATGGGATAAAGAAACTGGAGAAAAACTAGATAAAGATAGATTCAGAAGAGATTTAGGAAATATAGAAGAAGCATATATAGAAGTTGTAAAAAGATTGACTGAAGCAAAATAA
- the purF gene encoding amidophosphoribosyltransferase — MGILALHSKKVRKDLVGIAYYGMYALQHRGQEGAGYTICDSKTNNEVRIKTVKNIGLVSDVFKVEDFQKYLGTILIAHTRYGSKNTVSIRNCQPIGGESAMGYISLVHNGDLSNREELKQELLNNGSLFQTSIDTEIILKFLSINGKYGYKEAVLKTVEKLKGCFALGIIINDKLIGVRDPEGLRPLCLGRIAEDDMYVLASESCALDAIGAEFVRDIEAGEMVVIDDNGVESIKYKESTKKASSFEYIYFGRPDSVIDGISVYDFRQQTGKYLYEQNPIEADIVIGVPDSGVPAAIGYAEASGIPYSAALLKNKYVGRTFIAPVQELRERAVRVKLNPIKELIKDKRVVVIDDSIVRGTTSKKLIDVLFEAGAKEVHFRSASPVVIEESYFGVNIDPNNKLMGSYMSIEEIRQAIGATTLDYLSSKNLKKILNGGEDFYTGCFKEDEE; from the coding sequence ATGGGTATATTAGCTTTGCACTCAAAAAAGGTTAGAAAGGACTTAGTAGGAATTGCATATTATGGAATGTATGCTTTACAACATAGAGGACAAGAAGGAGCAGGTTATACTATCTGTGATTCTAAAACTAATAATGAAGTTAGAATAAAAACAGTTAAAAATATTGGACTTGTTTCAGATGTGTTCAAAGTTGAAGACTTCCAAAAATATCTTGGAACTATTTTAATAGCACATACAAGATATGGTAGCAAGAATACAGTTTCTATAAGAAACTGTCAACCTATAGGTGGAGAGTCTGCAATGGGGTATATATCTCTTGTACATAATGGTGATCTATCAAATAGAGAAGAGTTAAAACAAGAATTATTAAACAATGGTTCTTTATTTCAAACATCAATAGATACTGAAATTATACTAAAATTTTTAAGTATTAATGGTAAGTATGGATATAAAGAAGCGGTTTTAAAAACTGTTGAAAAATTAAAAGGTTGTTTTGCTCTTGGAATAATAATAAATGATAAACTTATAGGAGTGCGTGATCCTGAAGGATTAAGACCATTATGTTTAGGTAGAATAGCTGAAGATGATATGTATGTTCTAGCTTCTGAAAGTTGTGCATTAGATGCCATAGGTGCAGAATTTGTAAGAGATATTGAAGCTGGAGAAATGGTAGTTATAGATGATAATGGAGTGGAAAGCATAAAATATAAAGAAAGTACTAAAAAAGCAAGTTCATTTGAATATATATATTTTGGAAGACCAGATAGTGTTATAGATGGAATTAGTGTCTATGATTTTAGACAGCAAACTGGAAAATATTTATATGAACAAAATCCAATTGAAGCTGATATAGTTATAGGTGTTCCTGATTCAGGAGTTCCTGCAGCAATAGGATATGCTGAAGCAAGTGGAATACCTTATTCAGCTGCTTTATTGAAAAATAAATATGTTGGAAGAACATTTATTGCTCCAGTTCAAGAATTAAGAGAAAGAGCAGTAAGAGTTAAATTAAATCCAATAAAAGAATTAATTAAAGATAAAAGAGTAGTAGTTATAGATGACTCTATAGTTCGTGGAACAACATCTAAAAAACTAATAGATGTTTTATTTGAAGCAGGGGCAAAAGAAGTGCATTTTAGATCAGCTTCTCCTGTTGTTATAGAAGAATCATATTTTGGAGTTAATATAGATCCTAACAATAAATTAATGGGTAGCTATATGAGCATTGAAGAAATAAGACAAGCAATAGGAGCAACAACTTTAGATTATCTATCATCAAAAAATTTAAAGAAAATTTTAAATGGTGGAGAAGATTTCTATACAGGTTGCTTCAAAGAAGATGAGGAATAA
- the purM gene encoding phosphoribosylformylglycinamidine cyclo-ligase: protein MINSYKDSGVDKEEGYKAVELMKKNVLKTHNKSVLTNLGSFGAMYELGQYKNPVLISGTDGVGTKLEIAMKQKKYDTVGIDCVAMCVNDVLCHGAKPLFFLDYLACGKLDAEVAAQLVSGVTEGCLQSYAALVGGETAEMPGFYQEGDYDIAGFCVGIVEKDNLIDGSKVKEGNKIIAVASSGFHSNGYSLVRKVFTDYNEKVSLKEYGENVTMGDVLLTPTKIYVKPILKVLEKFNVNGMAHITGGGLYENLPRCMGKDLSPVVFREKVRVPEIFKLIAERSKIKEEELFGTFNMGVGFTLVVEEKDVESIIELLTSLGETAYEIGHIEKGDHNLCLK from the coding sequence ATGATAAATTCTTATAAAGATTCAGGTGTTGACAAAGAAGAAGGATACAAAGCAGTTGAATTAATGAAGAAAAATGTTTTAAAAACTCATAATAAATCAGTTCTAACAAACTTAGGTAGCTTTGGAGCTATGTATGAATTAGGACAATATAAAAATCCTGTTTTAATTTCAGGAACTGATGGAGTTGGAACAAAATTAGAAATTGCAATGAAACAAAAAAAATATGATACAGTAGGAATAGATTGTGTTGCTATGTGTGTAAATGATGTACTATGCCATGGAGCAAAACCATTATTTTTCCTAGATTATTTAGCTTGTGGAAAACTTGATGCAGAAGTGGCTGCACAATTAGTTTCAGGGGTTACTGAAGGGTGTTTACAATCTTATGCAGCCTTAGTAGGTGGAGAAACTGCTGAAATGCCAGGTTTCTACCAAGAAGGAGACTATGATATAGCAGGTTTCTGTGTTGGAATAGTTGAAAAAGATAACTTAATAGATGGTTCAAAAGTTAAAGAAGGAAATAAAATAATAGCAGTGGCTTCAAGTGGTTTTCATAGCAATGGATACTCACTAGTAAGAAAAGTATTTACTGACTATAATGAAAAAGTTTCTTTAAAAGAATACGGAGAAAATGTAACTATGGGAGATGTTTTATTGACTCCTACAAAAATTTATGTAAAACCTATCTTAAAAGTTTTAGAAAAGTTTAATGTAAATGGTATGGCACATATAACAGGTGGAGGTCTATATGAAAATTTACCTCGTTGTATGGGAAAAGATTTATCTCCAGTAGTATTTAGAGAAAAAGTAAGGGTTCCTGAAATATTTAAATTAATTGCTGAAAGAAGCAAAATAAAAGAAGAAGAATTATTTGGAACTTTCAATATGGGAGTAGGTTTTACTTTAGTAGTAGAAGAAAAAGATGTTGAATCTATTATTGAATTATTAACTTCATTAGGGGAAACTGCTTATGAAATAGGACATATTGAAAAAGGAGATCATAATTTATGTCTGAAATAA
- the purN gene encoding phosphoribosylglycinamide formyltransferase, with protein MSEINKKKIAVLVSGSGSNLQSIIDNVENGNLNCEITYVIADRECYALQRAEKHGIETLLLDRKIIDDKSVNEIIDSTLEGCKTDYIILAGYLSILNEKFIKKWDKRVMNIHPSLLPKFGGKGMYGIKVHEAVIKAGEKESGCTVHFVTNEIDAGEIITNVKVPVLEDDTPETLQKRVLEQEHKLLIKGIKKIL; from the coding sequence ATGTCTGAAATAAATAAAAAAAAGATAGCAGTTCTTGTATCAGGAAGTGGATCAAATTTACAGTCAATTATTGATAATGTAGAAAATGGTAATCTGAATTGTGAAATAACTTATGTTATTGCAGACAGAGAATGTTATGCCTTACAAAGAGCTGAAAAACATGGGATTGAAACATTATTATTAGATAGAAAAATTATTGATGATAAGTCAGTTAATGAGATTATTGATTCTACATTAGAAGGATGTAAAACTGATTACATTATTTTAGCAGGATATTTATCAATTTTGAATGAAAAATTTATTAAAAAATGGGATAAAAGAGTTATGAATATACATCCTTCTTTATTACCAAAATTTGGTGGGAAAGGTATGTATGGAATAAAAGTTCATGAAGCAGTTATAAAAGCTGGTGAAAAAGAAAGTGGATGTACTGTCCACTTTGTTACCAATGAAATAGATGCTGGTGAAATTATAACTAATGTAAAAGTTCCAGTATTAGAAGATGATACTCCTGAAACATTACAGAAAAGAGTTTTGGAACAAGAACATAAATTATTGATTAAAGGTATTAAAAAGATATTGTAG
- the purH gene encoding bifunctional phosphoribosylaminoimidazolecarboxamide formyltransferase/IMP cyclohydrolase: MKKRALISVYDKTGILDFAKFLVSKGIEIISTGGTYKYLKENNIEVIEVSKITNFEEMLDGRVKTLHPNIHGGILALRDNEEHMRTLKERNIDTIDYVIVNLYPFFEKVKENLSFEEKIEFIDIGGPTMLRSAAKSFKDVVVISDVKDYELIKEEINNSDDVSYETRKRLAGKVFNLTSAYDAAISQFLLDEDFPEYLNVSYKKSMEMRYGENSHQKAAYYTDNMSDGAMKNFKQLNGKELSYNNIRDMDLAWKVVSEFDEICCCAVKHSTPCGVALGDNVEEAYRKAYETDPVSIFGGIVAFNREVDEASAKLLNEIFLEIIIAPSFSNSALGILSKKKNIRLIECKDKPSDKKELIKVDGGILVQDTNNRLYEDLEVVTKAKPTSQEEKDLIFALKVVKFVKSNAIVVAKNLQTLGIGGGEVSRIWAAEKALERAKERFNTTDVVLSSDAFFPFRDVVELAAKNGVKAIIQPSGSVNDKDSIEECDKNNISMIFSKLRHFKH; encoded by the coding sequence ATGAAAAAAAGAGCTTTAATTTCAGTATATGATAAGACAGGTATATTGGATTTTGCAAAATTTTTAGTTAGTAAGGGAATAGAAATTATTTCTACTGGTGGAACATATAAATATTTAAAAGAAAATAACATTGAAGTTATTGAAGTTAGTAAGATAACAAATTTTGAAGAAATGTTAGATGGTAGAGTTAAAACTTTACATCCAAATATACATGGTGGAATTTTAGCATTAAGAGATAATGAGGAACATATGAGAACTTTAAAAGAAAGAAATATAGATACTATTGATTATGTTATAGTAAATCTATATCCTTTCTTTGAAAAAGTAAAAGAAAATTTATCTTTTGAAGAAAAAATTGAATTTATTGATATAGGTGGACCTACTATGCTTAGGTCTGCTGCTAAATCTTTTAAAGATGTAGTTGTTATTTCTGATGTGAAAGATTATGAACTTATAAAAGAAGAAATAAATAATAGTGATGATGTTTCTTATGAAACTAGAAAAAGATTAGCAGGAAAAGTATTTAATCTGACTTCTGCCTATGATGCAGCTATATCACAATTTTTATTAGATGAAGACTTCCCAGAATATCTAAATGTTTCATATAAAAAGTCTATGGAAATGAGATATGGAGAAAATTCACATCAAAAAGCTGCATACTATACAGATAATATGTCTGATGGGGCTATGAAAAACTTTAAACAACTTAATGGAAAAGAGCTTTCATACAATAATATCAGAGATATGGATCTTGCTTGGAAGGTTGTTTCTGAATTTGATGAAATTTGTTGTTGTGCTGTAAAACATTCTACGCCTTGTGGAGTTGCCTTAGGAGATAATGTTGAAGAAGCTTATAGAAAAGCTTATGAAACAGATCCCGTATCTATTTTTGGTGGAATAGTAGCTTTCAATAGAGAAGTTGATGAAGCAAGTGCAAAATTATTAAATGAAATATTTTTAGAAATTATAATAGCACCTAGTTTTTCAAACTCAGCTTTAGGAATCTTAAGTAAAAAGAAAAATATTAGACTTATTGAATGTAAAGATAAACCAAGTGACAAAAAAGAATTAATAAAAGTTGATGGTGGAATTTTAGTTCAAGATACAAATAACAGATTATATGAAGATTTAGAAGTTGTTACTAAAGCTAAACCTACAAGTCAAGAAGAAAAAGATTTAATTTTTGCTTTAAAAGTGGTAAAATTTGTAAAGTCAAATGCAATAGTTGTGGCTAAAAATTTACAAACATTAGGAATAGGTGGAGGAGAAGTAAGTAGAATTTGGGCAGCTGAAAAAGCTTTAGAAAGAGCTAAAGAAAGATTTAATACAACTGATGTTGTACTTTCTTCAGATGCATTCTTTCCATTTAGAGATGTTGTTGAACTAGCAGCTAAGAATGGAGTTAAAGCTATAATTCAACCTAGTGGTTCTGTAAATGATAAAGATTCTATTGAAGAATGTGATAAAAATAATATTTCTATGATATTCTCAAAATTAAGACACTTTAAACATTAA
- a CDS encoding ankyrin repeat domain-containing protein has translation MIKLKDIGSFKSIPEILDDIIKENISKLDEHLAKAWDINKNISISKYTDLSPLDCALIMEAFESVKWLVEHGVNLNAKDRPSFLTAVRYCDEKIIQYLVSHGAKVNLTNNVKSDAFMEAIYGKNYKYLQLIHDLGHTVEKYGGKAFRNVVSDRNYDVLKFFISNGVDINYNEADMVYPFKPTPLCVAVRYVDLAMCKFLVENGADVTLTEKDGMRPYSIALEKGDIEMAEYFKSLEPLEYHNLQNKLDELKSFKLPKNLIEFLQGDKLHFELDDCDFKWIEFFSLIDTIPMKVGRQKLLRISKATGDYEDIYIVWNPKTKKIVFYDMEHKELKDITDFVDFIENTSSYMQKIIEGDL, from the coding sequence ATGATAAAACTAAAAGACATCGGAAGTTTTAAATCTATTCCTGAAATATTAGATGATATTATAAAAGAAAATATCTCTAAATTAGATGAGCATTTAGCGAAAGCTTGGGATATAAATAAAAATATATCAATCAGTAAATATACTGATTTATCTCCTTTAGATTGTGCTTTGATTATGGAGGCTTTTGAGTCAGTGAAATGGCTTGTGGAGCATGGAGTTAATTTAAATGCAAAAGATAGACCAAGTTTTTTGACTGCTGTTAGATATTGTGATGAAAAAATAATTCAATATCTTGTTTCTCATGGTGCGAAAGTAAACTTAACTAATAATGTTAAATCAGATGCATTTATGGAAGCTATATATGGAAAGAATTATAAATATTTACAACTTATCCATGATTTAGGACATACAGTAGAAAAATATGGTGGAAAAGCATTTCGTAATGTTGTTTCAGATAGAAATTATGATGTTTTAAAATTTTTTATCAGTAATGGTGTTGATATAAACTATAATGAAGCAGATATGGTTTATCCTTTTAAGCCTACTCCTTTGTGTGTAGCAGTAAGATATGTTGATTTAGCTATGTGTAAATTTCTTGTAGAGAATGGTGCAGATGTTACTTTGACAGAAAAAGATGGAATGAGACCATATAGTATAGCCTTAGAAAAAGGTGATATTGAAATGGCTGAATATTTTAAATCATTAGAGCCACTTGAATATCATAATTTACAAAATAAATTAGATGAATTAAAGTCATTTAAGTTGCCAAAAAACTTAATTGAGTTCTTACAAGGAGATAAACTTCATTTTGAACTAGATGATTGTGATTTTAAATGGATAGAGTTTTTTTCGTTAATAGATACAATTCCAATGAAAGTGGGAAGACAAAAATTACTTCGTATTTCTAAAGCAACTGGAGATTATGAGGACATATATATTGTTTGGAACCCAAAAACAAAGAAAATTGTTTTTTATGATATGGAACATAAAGAGCTTAAAGATATTACTGATTTTGTTGACTTTATAGAAAATACTTCATCATATATGCAAAAAATAATTGAAGGTGACTTATAA